The sequence below is a genomic window from Streptomyces sp. NBC_00289.
GGGGGACGAACTACACGGGTCGCCGAGCGATGAAGAAACAGGTCGGGACAGTCGAGAAAGTGGCAGCGAAGCCTGGCAGCGGCTGAGTGCGTATGCCTATCTGAGCGCACCCGAGCGGCTGGAGTACGTCGCCGTGATGCGGCTGTTCTGCGGCACGTTGCTCGCAGATCTCGCCGCACCGGATGTGTTGGCGAAGCTGGCGCAGACCGGCGGGCCGGGGGCGGTGCTGGAAGCGGAGACACTGACTGCCAGGCTGGAGCAGCTCGTGCGGTGGGGCAATCTGCTGCGCAGTACGCACACCGTCACGGCCACCAGCATTGCCGAGTACCAGCGCTCCCGGTCGCGCTATCAGCTCTCCAAGCTGGGCGAGCGGGTGCAACGTGACGCGGACGAGGTGCTCGCCGATGCGGATGCCGCGCGCGAGGTCAGCAGTGAACTGCTCACGCTCGTCGACCGGGGGCTGGGCGACATCGCCGTCATGGTCGCCGCACCAGGCGGTGCAGACCCGCGGCAGGCACTGGAGAAGATCAGCACACTCTTCGTGCAGTTCGCCGAGTTCGCCGAGTCCGTGAGGGATTTCTACGCGTATCTGGGTCAGGTGCTCGCCCGCTACGACCTCGACGGAGCCGAGTACCAGGGATTCAAGGAACTGCTGCTCGACTACGTGCAGGCGATCACCGAGGACGTGTCCTTCCGCGCGCCCCGTATCGCCGCGCATCTGCAGAAGATCTGGCCCCACTTGCCTGCCCTGCTGAGCAGTATCGACGCACACGCGGCGGGTCTCGGAGCCCTCTCCGAGGCGCTGCCAGAGACGCGGGTACAGCGCAGCCGGGGGCGGCAACTCGCCGACTGGGAGGGGCTGCGTGACTGGTTCGCCGACACCGACGGGCACGGCAGCCAGGTAGACCAGCTGCGGGACGCCACCCTGCGCGCCCTGCAGTCACTGCTCGCCAACGCCAAGCGGATGCTGCGTTCGGCGTCCGGGGAGATGTCCCGGCGCAAGGACCTGCTCAGGCTCGCCGCCTGGTTCGACGCGGCGCAGCCCGACGAGGCCCACGACATCGCGGTCGCAGCCTTCGGGCTGTACGGAGCACGGCATCTGGGGGTGGCGCCCGATCCCGACGCGTCCGTGCCGGCATACGTGAGCTGGTGGACCGGGCCGGTCGTGGACGTGCCCGTGGCACTGCGGGAGCGCGGGAGCCGCGCCCCGCGCGGACGGGCCGCGATGGTCGAGGACCACAGCGAGCAGAAACGCCGTCTCATGGAGCAAGCGCGCGAACAGGCCGCCGCCCGACAGGCGGCGGCCGCAGAACTGCGCAGCGCGTCAGGCAGATTCGACCAGGTGAGGTTGGGCTCCGCGGCGCTGAGACTGCTGCTGGAACTCCTCGCTGCCGCTCTCGGCAACAGCCAACTACGCAAGGAGGAGGGTGATTTCCGGCTCGACGGCGCGCAAGCGGGCGATGCGGATCTGGGCATCAGGCTGGTGGCGTGGCGTACCCCGGGTCGGCACACACTCCTGCGATCCGTCGACGGCGAGCTGCTGGTGGACGATCTCACCCTGGCGGTCGAGAGCGCCTCCACACCAACCGCCGCCGAGGAGGCGAGCGCCTGATGCCTTTGCCCTCCGCCCACGACGTGGCACTGGCCGCCGAACGCCGTGCCGCCGCCCGTCTGTTGCTGGCCCACCCGCTGGTCACGAGCAACGGGCCACACAGCGACACCTTCCCACTGATCCGACGCCATGCCGACTGGCTCGCCCAGCGTTTCCAGCAGGTGTTCGGCTACCGGCTCCTCGTCGAGGCGTCGTACGCCCGTCTGTTCAAGGCGGGCCTGGGACCCGGCTCCGGCCACCGTCTGGAGCGGCCGTCCACCGGAACGCCGTTCACGCCACGGACGTAC
It includes:
- a CDS encoding TIGR02677 family protein — encoded protein: MEGDELHGSPSDEETGRDSRESGSEAWQRLSAYAYLSAPERLEYVAVMRLFCGTLLADLAAPDVLAKLAQTGGPGAVLEAETLTARLEQLVRWGNLLRSTHTVTATSIAEYQRSRSRYQLSKLGERVQRDADEVLADADAAREVSSELLTLVDRGLGDIAVMVAAPGGADPRQALEKISTLFVQFAEFAESVRDFYAYLGQVLARYDLDGAEYQGFKELLLDYVQAITEDVSFRAPRIAAHLQKIWPHLPALLSSIDAHAAGLGALSEALPETRVQRSRGRQLADWEGLRDWFADTDGHGSQVDQLRDATLRALQSLLANAKRMLRSASGEMSRRKDLLRLAAWFDAAQPDEAHDIAVAAFGLYGARHLGVAPDPDASVPAYVSWWTGPVVDVPVALRERGSRAPRGRAAMVEDHSEQKRRLMEQAREQAAARQAAAAELRSASGRFDQVRLGSAALRLLLELLAAALGNSQLRKEEGDFRLDGAQAGDADLGIRLVAWRTPGRHTLLRSVDGELLVDDLTLAVESASTPTAAEEASA